The DNA window CTAAAGGCGGTGTATACTATGGTGGTGTATTTAGATATAACGAGATAGAAAACTATAAAAGTTTTTATCCATTGTTCTGTACGTTGGCTCCAGGATGGAGAATAGCAGATCAGATGTACGAAGGGTTAGTTGATTTAGATCAAACTACGCTGAAGATAAAAGCTGAACTAGCCGAAAGCTGGGAGTACAACGAAGAAACAAA is part of the Flavobacteriales bacterium genome and encodes:
- a CDS encoding ABC transporter substrate-binding protein: MLKSLKILALCAALFLVACSSGGKKGTKGTQAKGGVYYGGVFRYNEIENYKSFYPLFCTLAPGWRIADQMYEGLVDLDQTTLKIKAELAESWEYNEET